TGCGAATTCAGGATCGCCAAGGGGGGGAGGGTCCCGGAGCACAGCCATCCTCACGAGCAGACCGGATACCTGGTCTCCGGCCGTCTTCGATTTATCGTCGGCGATGACACCTTTGAGGCGGGACCCGGGGACAGCTGGTGCCTTCCCGGCGGTGTGGGCCATGCCGCCGAGGTCCTCGAGGACTCGGTCATGGTGGAGGTGTTTTCTCCTCTGAGGCAGGATTATCTGGACTGATGGCCTAAATGTCATCCGCCGGGAACTTGTGCAGTATAACGACTTGGGGTCATTCCGCACGCCGGTGTTCTGACACAATGGTGAATCCCCCCGACCGCTGACCCAGAGGGGTCGCGCCGATGAAAATGCTTGACACTATTACGACCCTCAAGGTAGGCTAACCGACTGAATTCTTCACTATTCGACAGCGAGGCCATCTAATGCGCAAGTCCATCGGCAACTGGTTGAAGGTCTATGAAGAAGAGATGGCCCTTTTTCTCTGGGTCCTCCTCCTCTTTTTTTTCATCAGCATTTCCGATATTCTCTTCAACAACTTTGCGGAAACCGCTTTCCTGAAGCGATACGGGGTTCAATATCTCCCTGTTGTTCAGGTGGTCAATTCCTTTACCACCTTTTTTCTCATGGCCTTTCTGACCGGGATTATGGGGAGGATTCCGGGAAGCCGGATGCTCACCTATACCCTTGCCATCTGCGGCATCGCCGTCGGCATCCTCCGGTTTACGATCCCCCTCGGATTTCCCATTATCTATCCGATCCTGTACGTGCTCAAGGCCCAGTTCGAGATGCTGTTCATCCTCATGTTCTGGAACCTGGCCAATGACCTCTTCAATACCCGCCAGTCCAAACGGATCTTCCCCCTCCTCACGGCCGGGGGCGTGGTGGGGGGGATGATCGGGAGTTTTGCCACACCCTCCCTGGCCAAACTCATCTCCATGGACAATCTCATGCTGGCCTATGCGGTGACCGCGAGTCTGGGAGCCCTTACCGTCAAGACCATGGGGGTGCGGTTCCCATCACTCCTGGTATCCAAGAAAAGGAAGAAGGGCCAGAAGCGTGCATCCTTTGTTCAGGAATTCAAGGATGTGTGGCCCCTGGTGAAGCAGTCCCTCCTGGTCAAGATTCTCATCTTCCTGACCCTTCTTCCCAATATCCTTATCCCCATCATGAACTACCTGTTTGCCTATACCGTAAACAACTCCTTTGCCACCCAGGGGGGGATGCTCACCTTCTACGGCTATTTCCGGGGCTCCATGAATATTATCAGCCTCATTATCCTCCTGTTTGTGGGGAGGGTGTACGGCCGGTGGGGGCTTCCCATTGTCCTCATGTTTCACCCCTTCAATTACATCCTCGCCTTCCTGGCCTTTCTCCTCAAGTTCGATATTTTTTCGGCCATGTATGCCCGGGTCTCCACCAATGTGCTGCGGACCACCATGAACAATCCGGCCCGGGCCGTTCTCATGGGCCTCTTTCCCGTGGAATACCGGGCAACCATCCGACCGTTTCTACGCGGTACAGTGGTCCGCATCGGGATCCTCACCGGCGCCGGGATGATCATGGTTTCGGAGGGGGTTTTCCATCCCAGATATCTCTCCATCTTTGCCATGATCGTCGGCGGGCTGTGGGTGGTTACCGGGTTTGTTCTCAAGAAAAACTATTCCAAAATCCTCCTGGACCTGATTTCCAAGAACCTCCTGGATCTCAAGACACTGGAGGAAAAAGACGTCAACAGCGTTTTTGCGGACAAGAAAATCCAGACCCAGATGATGGAGGCGCTTGTGCGGTCCCGGGGGGATAAGTCCCTCTGGTATGCGCGCCTGCTCAGGGATCAACCCATCGAGGGATTCGACCGGAAGCTCCTGTCGGTGATACGGGACAATGACGACAAGACCGCGACGGCCCTTCTGGATATGCTTTCTCCGAACGTGGGAGAGGAGGCCCTCCCTGTTTTTCGGGAGCTGGCGGACCCGGCAAAGAAAGAACGCACCGTCGCGGTGCTCCGGGCGGTCAACCGGATGTCTCCCGCACCTTTTCAGGACTTCCTCAAAGAGATTTTCGAGTCCTCCAGCGATCCGGAAATTCAGGCATACGCGGTGGTCGGCCTGTACCGCCAATCCCCCCAGGCATACCAGGGGGTCATTGACGCGTGGCTGAAATCGGATGATCCGTCTGAAAAGAGGGCCGGTGTGATCGCAGCAGGCCAGACAGGGGACGGGGCCTACATCCCCCGGCTGGAGGAGATGCTCAACCAGGAGGAAGACGAGTCCCTCCTTCCGCATCTGTTGACAGCACTTCACCGCCTCGGGGCCCCTTCTCCAAACCGGTTTGCAACAACATACCTCTATCACCCTGAAGAGGCTATCCGGATAGCGGCCCTTGATGCCTTTGAACTGGGCGACGATGATGCGGTCAGGACGATCATCAGCCTGATGGATGACCCGTCGGAACGGGTCTTCGACCTGGCCAAAGAAAAGATCCAGACCGCTCCCCATCAAAACGCCCAGATTCTCGTGGAATCGTTGAACATCCCCCGCCGCAAGGTCAGGGAGGGGATATTCGATCTGTTGGCCCTGCTGAACATCAAGGATCTGGATATCTTCCGTTTCGCGCGTTCCGGAGTGGAGCGGTGTTATCACTATCTGGCGGAAATAGAAAGTCTGCGAAATCTGCCTGAGGGACAGGAGAGGGATCTGATCATCGATCACCTGGGAAACAAGAAGCAGATCGAACTCGAAAATGTCCTCCGGGTCCTGGCCACCGAGGATCAGTCAGGCCAGATGCGGATCATCTGGCGAGGCCTCTTCTCCTCGGAAAGCCGCCGGCGATCCAACAGCCTGGAGGCCCTGGACGATCTGCTGGATGCTTCCCTGTCGGGCATCATGCTCCCGCTCCTGGAAGGCGGCCCCCCCACAGAGACCCTGAAGACCGGGAGGAAGCACTTTAAACTGCCCGATTTCGGGACGGATAAGGCCGCTGTCTTAACACATCTTCTAAACGAACAGGATTGGGTCACGGTGGTGTTGACCCTCTACCTGATTTCCGAGCAGGGGAGGGACGGGGTCGACAGGGAGACCCTCCGGTCATTGGCAGGGTCGGAAAATAGGTATATTCGACAGATGGCGCAGCGGGCCATGGATAAGGAAGATCAAGATCCGGTCAAATTGGAGGAGATGATGGAAACAGAGACTTCTATTCCAGAGAAGATCTTGCGACTGAAGAGCATCAACATATTTGAGGGCCTTGCCGCGAGCGAATTGGCGGCCATTGCCTCGGTGACAGAGGAGGTCGAATATCCGGCAGGCGATATTGTCCTCAAAGAGGGCGAGGCCGGAGAGACCATGTTCCTTATCTTGAAGGGGACTGTCGCCGTTATCAAGGGGGAGGGGGAAGAAGGCGTCCAGGAGATCGAACTGGCCCGAATCGGGGCCGGAGACTATTTTGGTGAAATGGCCCTTTTTGAAGATGCGGTTCGATCCGCCACCATTCGTACGGCCGAAGATTCCCGATTCTTAGTGCTGCACAAACAGGAATTTACGGAAATTGTGAGGGAATACCCGCAGATCGCACTTCACATCTGTAAGGCGCTCAGCAGCAGAATCCGAAAACTGCACGAAAAGATCAAGAGCTGAAACTGTTTCGATTCCGCTGCCCCCGCTCACTGACTGCCAGGACCCCTGTCACGGACGCGTGATGCGTTGGCGTCCCGATCCAACAAACGACAACATGACGTGCCTGACGTGCCACCGGAACGCTCAGGCCTTGGAGCGGATGACGGATGCCGGATGCTCCCTCCTCCCTGCCGGCCGCAACCGATTGTGGAGACACCCATGAGAACCCTGGACCTTTATCTGGATACCATAGAGACCTGTGAGGATAAATTCAAGATTCACGTTCGCCTGGAGCGGCCGTACGATCGGCATCTGCGGTTATGGTACGCCGTCCCCGCTGACCAGTGGGACTACTGCTCCTTCGATTTGATGGATGCCTTTGTCAACGCGGCACTCCTCAAGGCCATGGAAGATGAGGCCACGCTGAGGGTCCACGGCCCGGTCTCAGGCTCCCT
The DNA window shown above is from Deltaproteobacteria bacterium and carries:
- a CDS encoding cyclic nucleotide-binding domain-containing protein; translation: MRKSIGNWLKVYEEEMALFLWVLLLFFFISISDILFNNFAETAFLKRYGVQYLPVVQVVNSFTTFFLMAFLTGIMGRIPGSRMLTYTLAICGIAVGILRFTIPLGFPIIYPILYVLKAQFEMLFILMFWNLANDLFNTRQSKRIFPLLTAGGVVGGMIGSFATPSLAKLISMDNLMLAYAVTASLGALTVKTMGVRFPSLLVSKKRKKGQKRASFVQEFKDVWPLVKQSLLVKILIFLTLLPNILIPIMNYLFAYTVNNSFATQGGMLTFYGYFRGSMNIISLIILLFVGRVYGRWGLPIVLMFHPFNYILAFLAFLLKFDIFSAMYARVSTNVLRTTMNNPARAVLMGLFPVEYRATIRPFLRGTVVRIGILTGAGMIMVSEGVFHPRYLSIFAMIVGGLWVVTGFVLKKNYSKILLDLISKNLLDLKTLEEKDVNSVFADKKIQTQMMEALVRSRGDKSLWYARLLRDQPIEGFDRKLLSVIRDNDDKTATALLDMLSPNVGEEALPVFRELADPAKKERTVAVLRAVNRMSPAPFQDFLKEIFESSSDPEIQAYAVVGLYRQSPQAYQGVIDAWLKSDDPSEKRAGVIAAGQTGDGAYIPRLEEMLNQEEDESLLPHLLTALHRLGAPSPNRFATTYLYHPEEAIRIAALDAFELGDDDAVRTIISLMDDPSERVFDLAKEKIQTAPHQNAQILVESLNIPRRKVREGIFDLLALLNIKDLDIFRFARSGVERCYHYLAEIESLRNLPEGQERDLIIDHLGNKKQIELENVLRVLATEDQSGQMRIIWRGLFSSESRRRSNSLEALDDLLDASLSGIMLPLLEGGPPTETLKTGRKHFKLPDFGTDKAAVLTHLLNEQDWVTVVLTLYLISEQGRDGVDRETLRSLAGSENRYIRQMAQRAMDKEDQDPVKLEEMMETETSIPEKILRLKSINIFEGLAASELAAIASVTEEVEYPAGDIVLKEGEAGETMFLILKGTVAVIKGEGEEGVQEIELARIGAGDYFGEMALFEDAVRSATIRTAEDSRFLVLHKQEFTEIVREYPQIALHICKALSSRIRKLHEKIKS
- a CDS encoding cupin domain-containing protein, producing the protein MFNRKDDAGYRQLAEGVLLKTLVHGEKTHLCEFRIAKGGRVPEHSHPHEQTGYLVSGRLRFIVGDDTFEAGPGDSWCLPGGVGHAAEVLEDSVMVEVFSPLRQDYLD